In Macadamia integrifolia cultivar HAES 741 chromosome 13, SCU_Mint_v3, whole genome shotgun sequence, one DNA window encodes the following:
- the LOC122059089 gene encoding putative pentatricopeptide repeat-containing protein At3g23330 — protein sequence MDSLSKSPVCTGFFGNGRANDFTFPYVYSRPVLHAAFEEGILIHSQILKDGFNKNIYIANSLIDMYSRFGYLQSTCEIFDEMPKQNLVFLELHNFWVVLPSCGQLGTLHLGKSVHGHVLVSSLSSKTIFATAIMDIYVKCGSLGVAERLFNEIPCKDVITWNVFEDIAIKPIKYIDEASWSRQGGTLKRTFMR from the exons ATGGATTCTCTGAGCAAATCCCCAGTTTGTACTGGGTTCTTCGGCAATGGAAGAGCAAACGATTTTACTTTTCCTTATGTGTACTCAAGGCCTGTACTACATGCTGCCTTCGAAGAAGGCATCTTGATCCACTCACAGATCCTCAAAGATGGATTCAACAAGAATATTTATATCGCCAATTCTCTAATAGATATGTATTCAAGATTTGGGTATCTGCAATCTACCTGTGAAATATTTGATGAAATGCCAAAACAAAATTTGGTTTTCCTGGAATTACATAATTTCTGG GTTGTTCTTCCTTCCTGCGGGCAATTGGGTACACTTCATCTTGGAAAATCTGTCCATGGCCATGTTCTTGTTTCAAGTTTGTCTTCCAAGACGATATTCGCTACCGCCATTATGGATATATATGTGAAATGTGGTAGTTTGGGTGTTGCTGAGAGACTCTTCAACGAGATTCCATGTAAGGATGTGATAACTTGGAATGTCTTTGAAGACATCGCGATCAAACCGATCAAATATATAGATGAAGCATCTTGGAGTAGACAGGGAGGGACTCTTAAGAGAACTTTCATGAGATGA
- the LOC122060230 gene encoding NDR1/HIN1-like protein 6, whose amino-acid sequence MDYHNQKVYPMDSGNTAMNNENLNATKYAMLSENGGSLRPPPYRRNIPQYHSMIPKKKGGSCFKCICCCFCFLLILILILLSVALLFYHFYKPKVPSYKVQGMEVSTFKVDRDLSLYTEFVVNVRAENPNENIGINYGKDSSVAVSYSGTKLSSGKLPTFHQGHKNTTLMKVVLSGKSEFGSGLQEALMDNRRTGRIPLLIMVKAPVIVMLGEYAMREIVVLVNCSIVVDNLSPNKKIGILSSNYNVSASL is encoded by the coding sequence ATGGATTATCATAACCAGAAGGTGTATCCAATGGACTCTGGTAACACAGCCATGAACAACGAAAACCTAAATGCAACAAAATATGCCATGCTTTCTGAGAACGGCGGCAGCCTTCGACCGCCACCATATCGCCGGAATATTCCACAGTACCATTCCATGATCCCCAAGAAAAAGGGTGGCTCTTGCTTCAAATGTATATGTTGCTGTTTCTGCttcctcctcatcctcatcctcattctGTTAAGCGTCGCCTTGCTATTCTACCACTTCTACAAACCCAAGGTCCCTTCCTACAAGGTCCAAGGCATGGAAGTCAGTACCTTCAAAGTTGATCGCGACCTCAGCCTCTACACAGAGTTTGTCGTCAATGTCAGGGCCGAGAACCCCAATGAGAATATCGGCATTAACTACGGCAAGGATAGCTCGGTGGCCGTGTCTTACTCGGGCACCAAGCTTTCCTCCGGAAAGCTCCCAACTTTTCACCAAGGGCATAAGAACACGACCCTTATGAAGGTGGTGTTGAGTGGGAAATCCGAGTTTGGGTCTGGGCTTCAAGAGGCTTTAATGGATAACCGGCGTACTGGGAGGATACCTTTGCTCATTATGGTGAAGGCCCCTGTGATTGTCATGCTTGGGGAGTACGCAATGAGAGAGATTGTTGTTCTGGTTAATTGCTCCATAGTCGTTGATAACTTGTCCCCCAACAAGAAAATTGGGATCTTATCAAGTAACTACAATGTATCAGCTTCGTTATAA